In Scleropages formosus chromosome 6, fSclFor1.1, whole genome shotgun sequence, the genomic stretch aaaaaaaaggaaaaagctttCTAAAGAAACACTTCAGTACATTTTGTCTGCTGTTGTTTTGAATGAAGGTTATTCCATGCATCAGACTGGCAAGAAACTGAACATTTCACACAAAGGTATCTGCTACTGCCTtgagaaaagggggaaaactgGATCTAACCAGAACAGAAATAGAAGGAGAAGGCCCAGAAGCACAACTGCACAAAAGGATAAGTACATTGGAGTCTGTACTTTCAGAAACAGACAACTTCCAGGTCCTCAattggttgattttttttaaacagtatacACTAAAATACCAGTGTCATGAACAAACAGTGAAAAGACAACTCTGATGAGTTTCAAAGATAAAGCCATATCTGAAACTGGCAAATGAAAAGAGAAGGTTAAAATGGGAAAAGAACAAAGACACTGAGCAGTGGATGACTGGATAAAGtattatggatggatgagttTAAGTTTAAAGTCTTTGGATCAAGGAGGAGACTTTTGTTGAAGAATTAGGAAGTCAGAGTAAATGAAAGTTGGAGAAGTGGTTGATGCCTTCTGTCAATCATAGCAGAAGAAAGTAATTGTATAGGGCTGCTTTGGTGCTGGTAAAGCTGGCGATTTACATAGAGTGCATGGAATAATGGATTTCATACAAAGGTATCTACATCTAGAAAGGTTACCACTTTATTTTACAACATCATGCCATCCCCTGTGGTCAGCACTCCACTGGTGCAAATTTCATCATGTAGCAGGACAACAAGTCAAAGCATACTTACTTCTAATTCACAAAAAACCTATTAGCTGAAGAAATAGGAAGTCAGAGTACtgtctttgatggactggccAGCACaatcaccagatctcaatcctaTCGAGCTCTTGTGGGAAGAGTTTCACAGTAAGGTTAGATGCCTTACAAGCTAGTTGCACCTCTAGGAAGAGGTGCAGAAGGTATGGACTGAAATTTTCCCTAAATATCTTCAGAAATTTACAGCTAGAATGCCAAAGATTTGCAGAGCTGTAATTGTTGCAAATGGAGGACTCTTTGACaaattgaattattttacaattttcacAAATAACACTTTGAATGGAGTTTGATGCATAGAATAGttatatgaaatttaaaaaaaattatgacattGTCAATTTAATGATGATCCTTCCTGATCAATTTAATGCTACCTTGGTCAATGAAAGTATCAATTTCTATCAAAAACATGAAGATTTCTTGTGATTCCAAAACTTTACACACTAgtgcatatgtgtatgtatatctgCATTTTGCAtcgtcaatttggagaaaagtacatCCTAAATCAAAAGAAGCAAAGTAAATGATGAGGTGTTGCATCATCAGCAGGAGGACATGTTCAGAAGGCTCACCACCAGGGGTCAGTGTTGAGAATCTTTTGATACATAATTGATGattctttatcattttattttcagtacatAACACCCAGGGCAGCACAGTACGCAacactgctgccttgcagtgcctaggtttgatccccactcagtttgtgtggagtctgcatattctccccatacctgtgtgggttccctccaaGTACTcaggtttctttccacagttgaaagacatgcagttcaggtgaactggtaatgcacagtcagtgagtgagtgagtgagtgagtgcataTGCGGTGCAccgtggcacagcgagtagtgctgctgtctcacagcgcctgggtggtgtgagaggactaGAACAGCGAGGGTGATGGTTTACCTTGCAGCAGGTGGTTTCTGTTCCTCACGCAGAGCACAGTCAGGAACTTGACCTCGTCCGTGCCCCACCGTGCTTCCCCAGCCTCGTAGAGTTCCTGCTCGGAACAGCAGAAAGCTAAGCTTCAATCACCCACACCCACCACTCACAATTCCTCTACAAAACTTCAGCTCCCACCTTGGCATCCTGCACCGCTTGCACCTCATTGACTGTAGTGCTCTCGTCACGGCCAGCCTGACAAATGCAGAAAATCAGTTAGTCAGCTGACTGATGATGTCAAGTGTCCCTTTACCTCATACAAATGTTACTGATCCTAAGGTTGAACATCTCAGGAAATATCTCATTAGGTTGAGTAGAGTGAAAAGTCCAAGTAGTTCAGTGCTGAGGCTTAGTGAGAAGATGGAGGAATGTAGCCCTTGACATTTACATCTGGTAAATGTGCTATAGAGTCATGTGAACAGAAGACATGTTGGTTTGTAACCGAATTTTGGGCACAACAGTTCAACCCAAAAAGTTATatggaaaaaggaagaaagaagggTATTGCTacacaaaattaaacacttctttgttttatattctTTCAGACAGAACCAAACCACACATATACTAAACAGTCTGGCATAGAAGTACATTGCTTCCTGTGGTGAATCAAGTTTCCTGTGGAGAGAAGATGCTCACTGCTCATGTATGGAAGAGCAACATCTTATAGTGTGGTGGCAACCAAAGGATCATGGGACTGTCTGCATCAGCTTACTGTGAGTAGAGACACCAGGACCCTACAGAACATTCCAGATGTGTCGCCACAAATGTCCTCCTCCAGATCGCGGTCATATTCTGAGTAGAAcatcaaaaaagaaatttaaaaaaaaaaaaaaaaaaacccctcagtCCTAATGAACTTTTCAATGTCTGCATAAAGTTCACATTTTGCTGATGAACATGCAAAGTATGTAACTTGTTTCACTGCAGAACTCACCCTACAATCACATTCACGAGTCACGGCTATTATGcttgaaattacacacacacattttctgaaccgcttgtcccatacggggtcgcggggaaccagagcctaacccggcaactcagggcataaggctagagggggaggggacacacccaggacgggacgccagtccgccgcaaggcaccccaagcgggactcgaactccagacccaccacagaggaggacccggtccaacccactgcgcaaccaCACCCCTGACCAAAGGCAGGTTAATCAAAAAACATATGGTTAGTCTGCCATTTCTGAGAAGTTTCTAGTTGCTGTGTTTGAGCTCCTCCAGGCATGTTGATCTAATCAAACTAATTGAGTCAAATCATTACAAGATTTAGAATAAATGGGCCTTTGATTTGTGTTCCAACCTCTTCAGTTACAGGTAACCTCTGCAGTCACCCTTACATAACAATTCGTAACTAAAAATCTGCTTGTGAAGTAAATTATCATAAAACTTAATTGATACTGATTTACAATGTACTCCTTACCcatacatttctattttttttccccccaccaaTCATGCAAAATCCATGatcaatcatttaaaaaaaaggacaaaatataACTGAAAGCCACATTCAGAATTTCAGATCTGCTCTGGACACATTTAATCAAATCATAAGACCTCAATGGTCAAAACTGCTCATATTTAAAAGATTTGTGAGCTCAATTTTTCTACCCAGTTTTCACTGATTCTCCCTCACGATCtctttttatttggttttattcCTTGTATAGtgttgtggcacagtgggtagcgcttGTGCCTCATAACAGCAGTCTTTACGATTAGGGAGTTTGTTCTTCCTATTGGTTATCGACCTGGTGCTCTAGTTTCTTCCTACAGTTCACAATTCAGTATGTGTGCATTAATGGACTTGCAGGCCACCTGAGGTGTTCCCTGCCTCCCCTGTGCTTCTGCAATTGGTTCCAGACCACTACATCCGTAACCTGAACAAGcgattattaaaaatattaattctatAATCATTctggtgcaatttttttttttttttccatctttttacTATTTGAAAAGGGGAGAtttattgtgcatttctttgtttaatgTTGAAACCCATACACATTTTACTGCAGATCACTTTCAGAAGCAAAAAGTACTGTATAAAGACAATTATTACAGGAAAATTTGGATAAcgtaattacttttatttattagggATGGTTACAAGTGCCCACTCAAATTGTCTTTATGAAAATTGTTTAACAACTCAAAATTTGTAATGATACTGCATAACAATACTAGCCTTCATTTTTGTCGATTCAGATTTTGAGGCAAGGCTTCCATTTGCCTTTTCAAAAACTTTTAGAACTtgaaaacttttctttctttaggaTTCATTACAATGACAGATGGCAGTTTACGCTTGTAAAAAGTTTAGAGATTTCTGAAAGATGTCTTGTTAGCTGACTGCGAGCACACATGGCAACATTGGGGGAGATGGCACAGTGCAAGTGCAGGGAAAGACTTCAGCTTGTTCAGCGCTTAACCGAGCAAAGCGCGTCGCAGAGGATGCCATCACAACAGCTCTCCACACCACTCTGACACACTTAGAGGAAACAAATAGTTATGTGAGGATGCTATTTGTGGACtttagctcagcatttaacactgtcatccctcACAAATTGGTCAGCAAACTGGACAACCTGGGCCTAGGTTCTTCTCTGTGTTTATGGGTCATGGACTTCCTCACAAATTGACCACAGGAAGTCAAAATTGGTAACCACACCTCCTCCACCCTCACcctaaacacaggaactccatagggctgcgtgctgagccccatgctcttCACACGCTTTACCCACGACTGCACCACACCTCCAACTACATAATTAAATTCAGACGACATCACGATAGTTGGGCTGATTTCAGGCAATGAGGAGACGGCCTACAGGCTTGAGGTGGAACATCTGGCTGAGTGGTGTAAGAACAACCTGGCCCTTAACACCTCTAAGAAAAAGGAGATGGTTCTGAACTTCAGgagaacaaagaagacagaccacctcctctccctccacATACATGGAGAAGCAGTGGAAAGCATGGAAAGCCTAAAGCTCCTTGGAGTCTATGTGTCAAAGTAGCTGACATGGACCTGTAATACCTCACACCTGGTCAAAAAGGCCCAAACAAATACTCTTCTTTCTCAGGAAACTGAAACAGGCTCAGCTCCCACAGGAACTCCTGCTAAACTTTTACAGGACTGCCATTGCGAGCATCTTGACTAACTGTGCCATTGTGTAGTATGCCAGCTGCACAGCCGCCAAGCGAAAGGATCTGCATCGTGTGGTCTAGGCAGCCCAATGCGTTGTCGGAGTGGAGCTCCCCAACTTGAACACTACCTATGCTAGCAACTGAGGTAGAAGTATGTTTAGTAAGTTTATGTGCATCTCTATACacagggtcaaaacagcatAGAGATAGACAGTagaatgagaaaaaacaaatatatccaCATAGAGTAAGAGGGTGCAGGGtcaaaggttacaatttatcacTGGTATGATCATCCAGCACTCTCCAGTAATTTTCAGAAGGGTGttcagatattccagaattcatttgaGCTATTGTGCGAATCAAATGTCAAATTTTTCAAGTGGGCGAGATTTAAAAACTtgtcatccacatgtttacaggtCAGGTGGAGACCATAAcactaaaatacatttctttgccaaaaatgtaaaagtggatAGTCTATATACCATGACATCAAGAAAGGAGTCTGGGTCATTATTTAAGAAAAGAATAGTTGCAGAGAAATCCTTTTTAATTTTAGGTTCATTGGATCGTTGCATGAACCACAATCCAGTAAACTTGCATCTTATTGCATTCAAAAATAAGTGCATCAAAATGCCTGCAtatgctttgcatttaaaacacacctgAGACATCTCTGTGAAATTCTCTACAAAAGCCACAAAAACAAAGGGAAGGAATACAAACCTGTCTTGTAACAGGTCCTCAGAGCCCTAATCTCATCGTTGGTTCTAGAGGCGAGAATCTCGATCAGGCAGGCCTCATCTGTGCCAGCACCCTGCAAGAGATTCGCATTTCCTCGTCAGCAATATTcacccacaaacacaaactcCTCTTCTACCTGCCCATCTACTCAAATACAGATCCCCAATCTCCTGCTACCTGCTCTCCTCTGTGTTAATCATTAACAGTGAACACCCAATCACTCTTATCAAGTCCTAGCTTGGTAAATGTCCTCTCTTTTTTCTGACCCCTGACCTTTATGGCGTTCCTTAGCTCATAGGCATCATACACAGGTGCAGGCATCAGCAAGCCCAGCACCACCTTCTCAAAGTTTCCAGTCAGCTCTGAGCGCAGCTCATCTGGCAGGTCCTAAGGAACCACAACAAAAGAAAGGCATCAGTGGCCTTGTCTGCTCCAAAGGGATATCATGGTAGACAACCCAAGAACAGCACATGGACACCAATCCCAACCTTTCTCTGTCAAAGAAGATTTGGGATGGCAGGAGGTGCTTACCTTCCCCACTGATCGTTTAAAGGCCTCCTTGATGCTCTGCCTCTGGGCTATGGTGCGGTGTGCCAGGATCTCAATAATGGTGGCCTCATTGGTACCTAACAAAAGGCATATGATGAAAACTGGCCCTACCCTCACTTCCGCAAGAAAAGCCCAACAAGAGTAAGTTATTGCACAGAGACCACATAAAAGTAATTACACGCAATCACCATGTGCCAACTGTTAAATAATTCACTAGCAGGTACCAGAAAAATATGATGCCACAAAAGTCTGGTGTGCTTACTAGATCTATAGGACAACTTGTTTTCACAGCGACACttcgtcaaaaaaaaaaaaaaaaaaaaaaagaaaaaaaaaaattgtatatacaGAAATACAAGTTATGTTTATACACCTGTTATTGTGAGGAAGTTATGGCAGAATGCCAGCTTTGTCATGCCCACCTTCCCTTTCCCAAGTCTCTACAGACCAAACACACTTACTGTGGACAATGCAAAGATCTACAAACACCATGCTGGTCTGGAGAGAGAAAGGGTTTTCTTCCTAGGCTTTGAGAGGCCTAAACAGCCTGAATAACCTTTTCCTTCAAGGCAGCAGGTGATACAGGGGTTAGACACTTCTCCGTGCAACTGAAGGACCCAAGTTTAAGCCCCTACTTTTTGCTCTCTTGATGAAGGCATTTCCTCTGAATTGACACAATAAGAATTACTCACAATAACCACACATTATGCTTTCACCTtgaaaaaaggtgtcagaaTAGTTCCTGCAAAAATGCAGGAACAATGCTCGAGTCTCAGACCTACACATTTCCCCAGCATCCTTTGGTACAGCCATACTGTCTGCTGTCTGTCTGGAGGCACATGCTATTATACCTCATGCTACTGTCATGTGGACGCTATTGGCATTCCAGGCCCAATGCCAAGGGGTTTGCGCCACAGAATGGAATTTATACACAACAGAGCCTTTTCCATCCACAAACACTTCTTTCTTCATTGCTCTAGAAGACTCTACTGACCAAAGTGACTAACGTATCCCAGACTGGTCTTTTTATGTCACAGGTTCAGTCCCTTAACTACTTGTCTACAACTATTTAAGTCCAGTTCTATAAACAGtacttttttccaagaaaaggaggagaaagtGAAGAGGGAAATCTGACAACTGTTATTGGCAGGACAGGAGAAGTTATTCTGGGTCATGAGGAAACAAGCTGAAGTCCTCCTCCTGGAATCATCATGGATCAGGActgcatatttcatattcttTCTCCTGAAGTCTGACAAGgtaccatttttttaatgatttcccTCTAACTCTAGTGGACCCATTTTATAATACATCTGCCTTGTTTAAACAGCCTTGAAAGAAGTGTGGATTTGCACAAAATTAACCCTTATGTTGCATTCAATACAGTTTCCTATTTTAGTCTTCCCATCCAAAATTGTGTGGTGCATAACTCTTTGCAAAGCAATTATAAATGGAACATAAATCGATAAACAGATAATCACCTAATGCTATATTACACCTTTTGACCAACTTCATTCCTAGTCATTATCAGCAGATCTACACTTTTTGGAAATTATGGTCAGTAGACCTCATTTGCCTGAAATGACACCATTCAGGTGCTTATATAATCCACACACGGTGCACAAGAGTGTGCAGACTCCTTGGTTTGGGATTTATTATAGTCTCACCTGTTCAATTCCTACAGTTGACCACAACCAACCAGACACACCACAGACATGTTCAGATGCCTGATGTCATGAAGCATAATAGCaatcaaataaaagaaatcatcTTTATGATGGATTAAAGCTATAATTGGGTCAAATAAGCTGGAACACAATCCCagagttaaaatattaaaacttctGCCCACTGCCAGTGTATACCAGCATTACTTCATTGACATCAAGTGGTGAATTTCTGTTGTCAGTTACATCACGTGGACCCACCTGCACCACCCTTGTTGATAAGCAACAGGAGGTAAACCACCATGACACCGCTTACCTGCTCCCTTCATGGCCTCCCTGAGGCGCTTGGAATCATCCTCAGGGTTGAAGCCTGCTGCTTCTGTCACAGTTCCTTGGTTGCCCAACTGCAGAGTGACATACAAAATACCTCACATAAGGTCTTCTGCACTCAGGCTCAGTGAACATTTATATGGTTGGTCATATGCTGCTGCATGTCAACATCAGGTAGCTGTATATGGATCCATtcaatgcaaatgtttgtggtATGTGGAAAAGTGATATAAAATGACACCAGTGCTGTTTAAACAATAGTAAAACTAGTTTATCATGGCTTTCCATCTTGGGTTCAAGCAGCATGACTGAAGATAACAAGCGATATAAGAAGGTACAGTTGCAGAAAAACccaacatttaacattttgatccatgaataaacaaatatattgcTAAActcacacatatttacatttattcatttagcatatgcttttctccaaagcaacgtacatctcagagaaaatacaatttgtgcattacattagatgaaagacatagttgcagacatgtgattcttaagtacgcACACAAGCACGCACATCTGCAATCACTGTAGTGGCACTTACCGCTGCCATGGTAACAAGTAGGTTTCAAAGGATGTGGTGGGAGACAGCTGAAAGTAAACAAATGGAATAATGTGACCTTGTGCATTGGGGCAACACAGGCTGCCATGCAACACAATCACTCATTATATGAAATATACATCTAAAAGTAAATCATTTCCAAAGCACACTCAgattatttaaaatcaaaagtgTCTTCAGAACATGTCACAATTTACTTAGCTAGCCTTCCAGATTGGTCACATCCACCTTCCTAAAGCTGACAGCCTTAAATTCAAGTTATAGTCACTGTTTCTAACGATGACCATTTCACTAAATGACACAGTGCACAAgcatgcaataatacacagggaaagatgttcaacccctcgtgccaaaatcaagggggctggacacaaaccaaccatgtcaccagtactccatccctcccaaaacctcACATACCCCTCACCCCCATCCCATAACAGCTCCctctacttaaaaaaaaaaaaaaaaaaaaaaaaaaaatcagcccacatcgtGGGCAAGCACCACCCTACTCACCAGGAGCCACCGCAAGCACTTcactggggttgtcaagtgggcaccttccttcattgatgtttcattgaattgagcccatgacacctccagaaggaTTAACGGCaagatctggcatcccagacccacccccctccatgcccgcgGTGCCATCCTGGTGAcgccacccaccaaaaaaaaccccccacCCTAGCCATACTTtaaccaccaacaaaccaaccaacacacgGCATCAGTACATGGAGGCGACAACAAGACTCAccatttgatgttcacataAGCAAGTACTTCCCGCTCAAGTCTGCTTCTCCCAAATATCTTgctgcctcctcatccacaaccagTGACCGGATCTTTCCGCTACCTCTGAGGagtttttaaatcactgctcttaacaactgacccctaaaaccaaaacCCAACAGCAGCGAcatggttgattttgcaacaaaccctcttgcaccaaTCTCCACCGGTCTGCCTCCAGGTATATCTTctctgagataaactaaccttgcacgcagacaaaatatgcctcaaagaggctataccatcACACAAGTCGCAAGTCGACTCCGTACCTACCCAGCGActaagattctgtggagtagaAAGAACATTGTAGGTGGCTccaatgagaaacttaatacgaccgacatccatcgcccacagatcatgCCAGCTGATCTTCCCTTTCTCCAcctgctcccaagccaaacatcgccccTGCACACAATGTGACATCGCAGTTGCCCGCTtcatctcctcttcctgttcgcagctaaaaccaatcaccatctttctccaCTCTGGCAACTTAGttttactccacaactttattgGACCGCCGGCACAGAGCcacgccctacctacctgcacctgaccgagTACATCTCTGTTCTCAAGCGCTGTCTGCACATacgcaacagcttcccgtggattCCACTTACGTCctatttttaaaacttacaggaaccgatctcaccactgggtctcttgtgCTTGACAATGTCAATTCTAAAGCAGTTCTGGTACACTTGAATTCTTCTCCTAGACTAGTCAGTGACAACTCCAAGACtccctttccatacaaagccacactactcaaacaatgaggaacccccaaccatctccttatagctttgctcataaccccTTCCAGTCTTTCCACCCCTGACACAGAAACCTTGTTAGCAGCCATCTAATAcaaggcaataaaccaaactgcaagcatcaaaccttcagcttcccttgtaaaaaagatttatcaatctTATTAATTGCTTGCActacatcctcccttaatcaTTTTACCTGTTCCCTATCACTTAGTGAAGAATCATACCATCtgcccaagctcttaattggcctttcagccactgacgggatcttttccccatcaatcggAAAATTCTTCTGCAATAACTTTGACTATTGACAAGCTCCTGCACTTGCTAGGTTTAACTTTCAATCTGGCCAGCTTTAGATTTCCATTTAGCTTTGTTAATAAGCGACGAGTACACGGGACAGTAGGAGTAAGCACGGTCATATCGTCCATATGCTCTGATTGGCGGGAGGCAAGAatcatccttcagcctcataacCCCAACCACCCATTTCGAAGACCTTATAGCCACGGTAAAAGCCAaaggcgagattgtgcatcTGGCCATTATGTCAATCCCCAGCCGCTGCCAAGATGCAGTGTattgtttggtacaaaaataaaactggatgtcttcaaaatacaccttaaccagtcttgTAAAACACTCTGGGACTTAAAAAATCAAATGCCTTCCACAACAAAGCATGTGGTACTGAACCAAAGGCAttcgccaagtccaaaaaaaaaaaaaatcacgtggaGGTATTTACCTTTCGTCTTGGCCTCCTTGATCTGGTGCCAGATCATACTACAATGCTCTAGAGAGCCTGAAAATCCTGCAATTCCTGCTTTTTGCACAGATAtatgtcaattaaattgtttgcGAAGAAATATGCAGACACCAGACAACCTCTGCGCCACAACACTAAagaatattttcccttcaacattaAGAAGGCAAATTGGCTTAAATTGCCCTATTTTTGCCacatctttctctttgggtatgAATACCCCTGCTCTCCGCCACGATTTGGGTCCcggagcagatgctgccctcGCACACCGTACCACCTCTTGAACTCCTTTCAGCCTCGgaggacacacatccatttgCGCCACGATCTCCCCACATGGGAGGTGGAGCCAAACATTCAAATACACTGTAACCGCACTGTGATCCTATGAAACACTAactttgaaaatgtgattttacacACTGTGCTGTGACACTTAGTAACAGATTG encodes the following:
- the anxa4 gene encoding annexin A4 encodes the protein MAALGNQGTVTEAAGFNPEDDSKRLREAMKGAGTNEATIIEILAHRTIAQRQSIKEAFKRSVGKDLPDELRSELTGNFEKVVLGLLMPAPVYDAYELRNAIKGAGTDEACLIEILASRTNDEIRALRTCYKTEYDRDLEEDICGDTSGMFCRVLVSLLTAGRDESTTVNEVQAVQDAKELYEAGEARWGTDEVKFLTVLCVRNRNHLLQVFEEYRKISGRDIEDSIKREMSGCLEDVLLAIVRCMKSKTGFFAERLYKSMKGLGTTDSILIRVMVSRAEIDMVDIKAEFLKMYGKTLYSFIKGDTSGDYRKILLELCGGEK